One genomic window of Polyangium aurulentum includes the following:
- the glgA gene encoding glycogen synthase GlgA encodes MDILFVASELAPMVKVGGLADVVASLSKALRLLGHKVTIALPRYPAIEAGGVMVARRLTPLTLTTGGERIEVTVFDGRLGSGVELVLLDAPGLFDRPGVYGNEDGEEFEDNGRRFGVFSLAVAELVRQRALAGTPFDVVHAHDWPAAMVPYLLREREDEGRPATVLTIHDLAHQGTFPRDVLRTLGLGDEHFHPERLEFYGKASFLKGGILAADAITTVSGTYAREIQTPELGERLEGVLATRGKAIGEIVGIVNGIDYAVYNPMTDPAIVARYDAEDTSNKGRCKSALLAEVGLSVDPDRPLIVSVGRVAAQKGSDLLATALPKILKSDVNVVIAGTGDRPLVTKLEAAVAKAPERARYLGGVSEPVLRRLFAAADIVVIPSRYEPCGLVQLYAQRYGALPVAARTGGLVDTIVDCDAALETGTGFLYDKPTATHLVGAVQRALAAMTSPRWPALRRRVMRLDLGWDRPARRYVHVYRSIGTRRPVA; translated from the coding sequence ATGGACATTCTCTTCGTCGCTTCCGAGCTCGCGCCCATGGTCAAGGTCGGGGGCCTGGCCGACGTGGTCGCGTCGCTCTCGAAGGCGCTCAGGCTCCTCGGGCACAAGGTCACCATCGCGCTGCCGCGCTACCCGGCGATCGAAGCCGGCGGCGTGATGGTCGCGCGCCGCCTCACGCCGCTCACGCTCACGACGGGCGGGGAGCGCATCGAGGTCACGGTCTTCGACGGGCGGCTCGGATCGGGCGTCGAGCTCGTTCTGCTCGACGCGCCCGGCCTGTTCGATCGACCCGGCGTGTACGGCAACGAGGACGGCGAGGAGTTCGAGGACAACGGCCGTCGCTTCGGCGTGTTCTCGCTGGCCGTGGCCGAGCTCGTTCGGCAGCGCGCGCTCGCGGGCACGCCCTTCGACGTCGTGCACGCGCACGACTGGCCCGCGGCGATGGTCCCGTACCTGCTGCGTGAGCGCGAGGACGAGGGGCGTCCGGCCACGGTGCTGACCATCCACGACCTCGCGCACCAGGGCACGTTCCCGCGCGACGTCTTGCGCACGCTGGGCCTCGGCGACGAGCACTTTCATCCCGAGCGGCTCGAGTTTTACGGCAAGGCGAGCTTCCTGAAGGGCGGCATCCTCGCGGCCGACGCGATCACCACGGTGTCGGGCACGTACGCGCGCGAGATTCAGACGCCCGAGCTCGGTGAGCGGCTCGAGGGCGTGCTGGCGACGCGGGGCAAGGCGATCGGCGAGATCGTCGGCATCGTCAACGGCATCGACTACGCCGTGTACAACCCGATGACCGATCCGGCGATCGTCGCGCGCTACGACGCCGAGGACACGAGCAACAAGGGGCGCTGCAAGAGCGCGCTGCTCGCCGAGGTGGGGCTCAGCGTCGATCCGGATCGGCCGCTCATCGTCTCGGTCGGGCGCGTGGCGGCGCAGAAGGGCAGCGATCTGCTCGCGACCGCGCTGCCGAAGATCTTGAAGAGCGACGTGAACGTCGTCATCGCGGGCACGGGCGATCGGCCGCTCGTGACGAAGCTCGAGGCGGCCGTCGCGAAGGCGCCCGAGCGCGCGCGCTACCTCGGCGGGGTGTCCGAGCCGGTGTTGCGAAGGCTCTTCGCGGCCGCCGACATCGTCGTGATCCCCTCCCGCTACGAGCCCTGCGGCCTCGTGCAGCTCTACGCGCAGCGCTACGGTGCCCTGCCCGTCGCTGCTCGGACGGGCGGGCTCGTCGACACGATCGTCGATTGCGACGCCGCGCTCGAGACGGGCACCGGGTTCCTTTACGACAAACCCACGGCCACGCACCTCGTGGGCGCGGTGCAGCGGGCGCTCGCGGCCATGACCTCGCCGCGCTGGCCGGCGCTGCGACGGCGCGTGATGCGGCTCGATCTGGGCTGGGACAGGCCTGCGCGCAGGTACGTTCACGTCTACCGCTCGATCGGCACGCGCCGCCCGGTGGCCTAG
- a CDS encoding YncE family protein translates to MNKSKCPQCGAFTLRQGAMKCPGCRAWLRAPALAKSRAHIGPIRIVLLAAGLAAAGALAGGAAVLAAQGTLFSRSTEARAAAPGSSTVASPPASAATAPAPATAPASASAAATVPASATASVSEKGRPSQPWTVAAQLALSATPVDVLLSDDENLAFVLCEDGSLRAYATEGGAEKARARLPGKGTSLRRLPGGRVAVLGVAASMPVVDTGAWLTGAQEQAYLTRLDARGAVDVVALGEPPSLHVATSQGNRLLRFSGPAWSLDGVLVAPGVVRALAALRAGAADRLVVLSDGRVPSEPGVIVMFDPAASPFGGTRAVWSSVTGPRVSSKGGGERLLLFDRGAAGVVDMPVDGAPRLAPAGPQPIAAFPWSGGRAVAIGAAGEATVASIERREVLGTVALGGVPSAAVATPDGKNILVALGGGPRGRGAMTAVIGGDPPRVEATLKTGEGASAVAVGASGRLGVVTASWARSLAVLRR, encoded by the coding sequence ATGAACAAGTCGAAGTGCCCCCAGTGCGGCGCGTTCACCTTGCGGCAGGGCGCGATGAAATGCCCCGGGTGTCGCGCGTGGTTGCGGGCGCCTGCGCTCGCGAAGAGCCGCGCGCACATCGGCCCGATTCGCATCGTGCTGCTCGCGGCCGGGCTCGCAGCCGCGGGCGCGCTCGCTGGCGGCGCGGCCGTGCTCGCCGCGCAAGGCACGCTCTTCTCTCGATCGACGGAAGCGCGCGCAGCCGCTCCGGGCTCCTCGACGGTCGCCTCGCCTCCAGCCTCCGCCGCAACCGCGCCTGCACCTGCAACCGCGCCCGCCTCGGCCTCCGCGGCTGCGACCGTTCCCGCATCCGCCACCGCGTCCGTGTCCGAGAAAGGGCGGCCTTCGCAGCCCTGGACCGTGGCGGCGCAGCTCGCTTTGAGCGCGACGCCGGTCGACGTTCTGCTCTCCGACGACGAGAACCTCGCCTTCGTGCTCTGCGAGGACGGCTCGCTGCGCGCGTATGCGACCGAGGGCGGCGCGGAGAAGGCGCGCGCGCGGCTGCCGGGCAAGGGCACGTCGCTGCGGCGCCTTCCGGGCGGCAGGGTTGCGGTGCTCGGCGTGGCCGCCTCGATGCCGGTGGTCGATACGGGCGCGTGGCTCACGGGCGCGCAGGAGCAGGCCTATCTGACGCGGCTCGACGCGCGGGGCGCGGTCGACGTCGTGGCCCTCGGCGAGCCTCCCTCGCTCCATGTCGCCACCTCGCAGGGCAATCGCCTGCTGCGGTTCTCGGGGCCTGCGTGGTCGCTCGACGGCGTGCTCGTCGCGCCTGGCGTGGTCCGCGCGCTCGCTGCTTTGCGCGCGGGTGCGGCGGATCGGCTGGTCGTGCTGAGCGATGGCCGCGTGCCAAGCGAGCCTGGCGTGATCGTGATGTTCGATCCTGCGGCGAGCCCGTTTGGCGGGACGCGCGCGGTGTGGTCGTCGGTGACCGGGCCGCGCGTCTCGTCGAAGGGCGGCGGGGAGCGGCTCTTGCTCTTCGATCGGGGCGCGGCGGGCGTCGTCGATATGCCCGTCGACGGCGCGCCTCGCCTCGCGCCTGCGGGGCCGCAGCCCATCGCGGCGTTTCCGTGGTCCGGTGGCAGGGCGGTGGCGATCGGCGCGGCGGGGGAGGCGACGGTGGCCTCGATCGAGCGGCGCGAGGTCCTCGGGACGGTGGCGCTCGGCGGCGTGCCCTCGGCGGCGGTGGCGACGCCGGATGGCAAGAACATCCTCGTCGCGCTCGGGGGTGGGCCGAGGGGGCGGGGCGCGATGACGGCGGTGATCGGCGGCGATCCGCCGCGGGTCGAGGCGACGCTGAAGACGGGCGAGGGCGCGAGCGCGGTGGCGGTGGGCGCGAGCGGCCGGCTCGGCGTTGTGACGGCTTCCTGGGCGCGGTCACTTGCCGTCCTGCGTCGGTGA
- a CDS encoding L,D-transpeptidase codes for MSSRARRSLPALLFLALAACGDVEDPPGRVLDRAPAAPRSLKVPEAPETVQAAAQASKDQDEPGHGAKIASIAMRTWIYVAPNDRSTKLGYLRAGAVVDRAERSAGTKGCEGGWYRIAPRGYVCVGKGATLALDHQVVSAAVRGPDRKAETPYSYVISRSPPPHLYFRLPTEGDQRRVEGATIRTHVALSTVPDVPLSPVPDFLLQGRDLQKPYGSVEPLRYTVHAGRAKEASAFGLITSFQWTNRTFGLTTELDLIPLDRTKPAKISEMRGVVVDKPGIPGIVITYGAAKLVPDSVGNMVQRGTVPWRSGWILTGKQMGGEGGLWETTEGFWLPGEALAIAQPHEDPVGHARAGKKWIEVSIKRQMLIAYEGTRPVFATLVSSGRGGMSDPEKTTATIRGIFYVHAKHVSGTMDGEEGSDSFDLRDVPYIQYFHEGYALHGAYWHDEFGKPRSHGCVNLAPADAHWLFEWTDPVVPPEWHGAVNMEGGTLIWTHG; via the coding sequence ATGTCCTCTCGCGCGCGTCGCTCTCTCCCTGCGCTCCTCTTCCTGGCCCTCGCCGCCTGCGGTGACGTCGAGGATCCGCCCGGTCGCGTCCTCGACCGCGCGCCGGCCGCGCCGCGCAGCCTCAAGGTCCCCGAGGCGCCCGAGACCGTGCAGGCCGCCGCGCAGGCGAGCAAGGACCAAGACGAACCCGGCCACGGCGCCAAGATTGCCAGCATCGCGATGCGGACCTGGATCTACGTCGCGCCCAACGACCGATCGACCAAGCTCGGCTATCTGCGCGCCGGCGCCGTCGTCGACCGCGCCGAGCGATCCGCCGGCACCAAGGGCTGCGAGGGCGGCTGGTATCGCATCGCCCCGCGCGGCTACGTCTGCGTCGGCAAGGGCGCGACCCTCGCCCTCGATCACCAGGTCGTCTCCGCCGCCGTCCGCGGCCCCGACCGCAAGGCGGAAACCCCTTATAGCTACGTCATCTCGCGCTCGCCCCCGCCGCACCTCTATTTCCGCCTCCCCACCGAGGGCGACCAGCGCCGCGTCGAGGGCGCCACCATTCGCACGCACGTCGCGCTCTCGACCGTGCCCGACGTGCCCCTCTCGCCCGTCCCCGATTTCCTCCTCCAGGGCCGCGACCTGCAAAAGCCCTACGGATCGGTCGAGCCCCTGCGCTACACCGTGCACGCCGGCCGCGCCAAGGAGGCCTCGGCCTTCGGGCTCATCACGTCCTTCCAGTGGACGAACCGCACGTTTGGCTTGACAACCGAGCTCGACCTCATCCCGCTCGACCGGACCAAGCCCGCGAAGATCAGCGAGATGCGCGGGGTGGTCGTCGACAAACCCGGCATCCCCGGCATCGTCATCACCTACGGCGCGGCCAAGCTCGTGCCCGACAGCGTCGGCAACATGGTCCAGAGGGGCACCGTGCCCTGGCGATCAGGCTGGATCCTCACCGGCAAGCAAATGGGCGGCGAGGGCGGGCTCTGGGAGACCACCGAGGGCTTCTGGCTGCCGGGCGAGGCGCTCGCCATCGCCCAGCCGCACGAGGACCCCGTGGGGCACGCGCGCGCGGGCAAGAAATGGATCGAGGTCTCGATCAAACGGCAAATGCTCATCGCCTACGAGGGCACGCGCCCGGTCTTCGCGACGCTCGTCTCGAGCGGCCGCGGCGGGATGAGCGACCCTGAAAAGACGACGGCCACCATTCGCGGGATCTTCTACGTGCACGCCAAGCACGTCTCCGGCACGATGGACGGCGAAGAGGGCAGCGACTCGTTCGATCTGCGCGACGTGCCCTACATCCAGTACTTCCACGAGGGCTATGCGCTGCACGGCGCCTACTGGCACGACGAATTCGGAAAGCCGCGCAGCCACGGCTGCGTGAACCTCGCCCCTGCCGACGCGCACTGGCTCTTCGAATGGACCGACCCCGTCGTGCCGCCCGAATGGCACGGCGCCGTCAACATGGAGGGCGGCACCCTCATCTGGACCCACGGCTAG
- a CDS encoding acyltransferase, whose amino-acid sequence MNRTRYLAALCAAVLPVTLAVLANGCGNKEEETAAPVASVAPTPVPTPAPTPSTALVPEEDAGSDAGDAGDAGDAAPKVGTGGGDPTGMRKCCSALRQNANSAPPEQKASYLSAAGICDGLVNSPQGRQALSAVRSALLGAKMPAACQ is encoded by the coding sequence ATGAACCGAACACGCTACCTCGCTGCCCTCTGTGCCGCAGTTCTGCCTGTGACCCTGGCCGTGCTGGCCAATGGCTGCGGTAACAAGGAAGAAGAAACAGCCGCGCCGGTCGCGAGCGTGGCGCCCACGCCCGTGCCCACGCCGGCGCCCACGCCGTCGACGGCGCTCGTGCCGGAAGAGGATGCGGGCTCGGACGCGGGCGACGCGGGCGACGCGGGCGACGCGGCCCCCAAGGTCGGCACGGGCGGCGGCGATCCGACGGGCATGCGCAAGTGCTGCTCGGCGCTCCGCCAGAACGCGAACTCGGCCCCGCCGGAGCAGAAGGCCTCGTACCTGAGCGCCGCGGGGATCTGCGACGGCCTCGTGAACTCGCCGCAGGGCCGTCAGGCGCTCAGCGCGGTGCGCAGCGCGCTGCTCGGCGCGAAGATGCCCGCCGCCTGCCAGTGA
- a CDS encoding YgiQ family radical SAM protein: MSLVQIRKSANASARDLRRFLPTTREEMAARGWSELDVLLVSGDAYVDHPAFGAAIIGRFLEARGFRVGIIAQPDWRSTDDLLRMGVPRLFVGITAGNMDSMLNKLTAQKKVRSEDQYSPGGRTGLRPNRASIVYGNLCRQAFPGVPLVLGGIEASLRRIAHYDYWSDQVRRSVLLDAKADLLIFGMGERPVWEVADRLRRGEDIRALRDVRGTGFVMRKGEWEKIEPSRFTSDGKTVILPSYEEAARDKTAFAEMSRAFQYETNPGNGRPILQPHGAEAVYFNPPAQPLETSDMDELYDLPFARAAHFSYSEPIPAFETVKHSIVTMRGCFGGCTFCSITEHEGRVIQSRSAESVLREIRALRRMDDFRGTISDLGGPTANMYMMKCKDPEIERKCRRLSCVHPEVCENLGTDHGPLLDLMRKAREAEGVKKVFLASGIRYDLAERSPEFIEELARFHTGGQLSVAPEHSKKDVLDRMKKPGVESYERFAEQFQCASEEAGKNQFLVPYFISGHPGSTLRDMVDLALWLKKGGMRPRQVQDFIPTPMSMATCMYYTGIDPFTRKPVYTAKDMHEKRLQKALLLYWDPAHHDEAREALIKAGRGDLIGSKPHCLVPPATGKGSMPMAMKRARREQSRCGKGPRKPNEVRR, translated from the coding sequence GTGAGTCTCGTACAGATCCGAAAAAGCGCGAACGCCTCCGCCCGCGACCTCCGCCGCTTCCTGCCCACGACGCGCGAGGAGATGGCGGCGCGCGGCTGGTCCGAGCTCGACGTCCTGCTCGTCTCGGGCGACGCCTACGTCGATCACCCGGCCTTCGGGGCCGCGATCATCGGCCGCTTCCTCGAGGCCCGCGGCTTCCGCGTCGGCATCATTGCCCAGCCCGACTGGCGCTCGACCGACGACCTCCTCCGCATGGGCGTGCCGCGCCTGTTCGTCGGCATCACGGCGGGCAACATGGACAGCATGCTGAACAAGCTGACCGCCCAGAAAAAGGTGCGGTCCGAGGATCAGTATTCGCCGGGCGGGCGCACGGGCCTGCGGCCGAACCGCGCGAGCATCGTCTACGGCAACCTCTGCCGCCAGGCGTTCCCGGGCGTGCCCCTGGTCCTCGGCGGGATCGAGGCCTCGCTGCGCCGCATCGCCCATTACGATTACTGGTCCGACCAGGTGCGCCGCAGCGTGCTGCTCGACGCGAAGGCGGATCTATTGATCTTCGGCATGGGCGAGCGCCCCGTCTGGGAAGTGGCCGACAGGCTGCGCCGCGGCGAGGACATCCGCGCGCTGCGCGACGTCCGCGGCACCGGATTCGTCATGCGCAAGGGCGAGTGGGAGAAGATCGAGCCCTCGCGCTTCACGAGCGACGGCAAGACCGTGATCCTGCCGAGCTACGAGGAGGCCGCGCGCGACAAGACGGCCTTCGCCGAGATGAGCCGCGCCTTCCAGTACGAGACGAACCCCGGCAATGGCCGGCCGATCCTGCAGCCGCACGGCGCCGAGGCGGTGTACTTCAACCCGCCCGCGCAGCCGCTCGAGACGAGCGACATGGACGAGCTGTACGACCTGCCGTTTGCCCGGGCCGCACATTTCTCGTACAGCGAGCCGATCCCGGCCTTCGAGACGGTCAAGCACTCGATCGTGACCATGCGCGGCTGCTTCGGCGGCTGCACGTTCTGCTCGATCACCGAGCACGAGGGCCGCGTGATCCAGTCGCGCTCGGCCGAGAGCGTGCTGCGCGAGATCCGCGCGCTGCGCCGCATGGACGATTTCCGCGGCACGATCAGCGATCTCGGCGGGCCGACCGCGAACATGTACATGATGAAATGCAAGGACCCGGAGATCGAGCGCAAATGCCGGCGCCTCTCCTGCGTCCACCCCGAGGTCTGCGAGAACCTCGGGACCGACCACGGCCCGCTGCTCGATCTGATGCGCAAGGCGCGCGAGGCCGAGGGCGTGAAGAAGGTCTTCCTCGCCTCGGGCATCCGCTACGACCTCGCCGAGCGCTCGCCCGAGTTCATCGAGGAGCTCGCCCGCTTCCACACCGGCGGCCAGCTCTCCGTCGCGCCCGAGCACTCGAAGAAGGACGTGCTCGACCGCATGAAGAAGCCGGGCGTCGAGAGCTACGAGCGCTTCGCCGAGCAATTCCAGTGCGCGAGCGAGGAGGCCGGGAAAAACCAGTTCCTGGTCCCCTATTTCATCTCGGGCCACCCCGGCTCGACGCTGCGCGACATGGTCGACCTCGCGCTGTGGCTCAAAAAGGGCGGAATGAGGCCGCGGCAGGTGCAGGACTTCATCCCCACGCCGATGTCGATGGCCACGTGCATGTATTACACCGGCATCGACCCGTTCACGCGCAAGCCCGTGTACACGGCCAAGGACATGCACGAAAAGCGCCTGCAAAAGGCGCTCTTGCTCTACTGGGATCCGGCGCACCACGACGAGGCGCGCGAGGCGCTCATCAAGGCGGGCAGGGGCGATCTCATCGGCTCGAAGCCGCATTGCCTCGTGCCGCCCGCGACGGGCAAGGGCTCGATGCCCATGGCCATGAAGCGGGCCCGGCGCGAGCAGTCGCGGTGCGGCAAGGGCCCGCGCAAGCCGAACGAGGTCAGGCGCTAG
- a CDS encoding adenylate/guanylate cyclase domain-containing protein — protein sequence MMAVTQGEASSTGAAWGRALYLRLIRIYAVAALAATGSGAAFFIFGLDFSAYQMKLVLGFIAPLAALPQMITDILLIGAHVRPVRVFFDALPEPEARPLAAGALARALNLPLYSAARVLFVHVPVFAAALTLLCLLANEHLGLGLAPWQFGLMYITILVFASGHAIYEYFAVEAAVRPSLGLIRAYVDEAARDELPRVRPLSTRKKLLFVFAFVACVPLAALGTTVMLKLDRLLELLGMHDVGKVIVPLQGWVLLVVVAGSIVALFLSTLISRDVASKAEGLVEAMRRVERGEVDAQLVVASTDEFAELYRGFNRMTRGLVERERLRDAFGRYVAPELAEEVMRHGVSMRGGVTRASVLFADIRGFTSLAERMPPVEVVSLLNGYFAAVSPPIRAEGGFINKFGGDSLLAVFGAPVPAEDHVARAVRAALGVRAALAELNARELAEGRVELRIGIGIHTGEMVAGSVGSPDRMEYTVIGDVVNVAARIQALNKDFGTDVLVSAAVFEQLGDIAPARPLPPVSVQGKTAPLEVYALEGAPPSLPPAA from the coding sequence ATGATGGCCGTCACGCAGGGCGAGGCCTCCTCGACGGGAGCGGCCTGGGGGCGCGCGCTCTACTTGCGGCTGATCCGCATCTACGCGGTCGCGGCGCTGGCGGCGACGGGATCGGGGGCCGCCTTCTTCATCTTCGGGCTCGACTTCAGCGCCTACCAGATGAAGCTCGTCCTCGGCTTCATCGCGCCGCTCGCCGCGCTGCCGCAGATGATCACCGACATCTTGTTGATCGGCGCCCACGTGCGGCCGGTGCGGGTGTTCTTCGACGCGCTGCCCGAGCCCGAGGCGCGCCCGCTCGCAGCGGGGGCCCTCGCGCGCGCGCTCAACCTGCCGCTCTACTCGGCCGCGCGCGTCCTGTTCGTGCACGTGCCGGTCTTCGCGGCGGCGCTGACGCTGCTCTGCCTGCTCGCGAACGAGCACCTCGGGCTCGGCCTCGCGCCGTGGCAGTTCGGCTTGATGTACATCACGATCCTCGTGTTCGCGTCGGGGCACGCGATCTACGAGTACTTCGCGGTGGAGGCAGCGGTGCGGCCGTCGCTCGGGCTCATCCGCGCGTACGTGGACGAGGCCGCGCGCGACGAGCTGCCCCGCGTCCGGCCCCTGTCGACGCGCAAGAAGCTGCTCTTCGTGTTCGCGTTCGTCGCCTGCGTGCCGCTCGCGGCGCTGGGCACGACGGTGATGCTGAAGCTCGATCGTCTGCTCGAGCTGCTCGGCATGCACGACGTCGGCAAGGTGATCGTGCCGCTGCAGGGCTGGGTGCTCCTGGTCGTCGTGGCGGGGTCGATCGTGGCGCTGTTCCTCTCGACGCTGATCTCGCGCGACGTCGCGTCGAAGGCCGAGGGGCTCGTCGAGGCGATGCGGCGGGTCGAGCGGGGCGAGGTGGACGCGCAGCTCGTCGTGGCCTCGACCGACGAGTTCGCCGAGCTTTATCGAGGGTTCAACCGCATGACGCGGGGGCTGGTCGAGCGCGAGCGGCTGCGCGACGCGTTCGGGCGCTACGTGGCGCCCGAGCTCGCCGAGGAGGTGATGCGGCACGGCGTGTCGATGCGCGGGGGCGTCACGCGCGCGAGCGTGCTCTTCGCCGACATCCGCGGCTTCACCTCGCTCGCGGAGCGGATGCCGCCCGTGGAGGTCGTGAGCCTGCTCAACGGCTACTTCGCGGCCGTGAGCCCGCCGATCCGCGCCGAGGGCGGGTTCATCAACAAGTTCGGCGGTGACAGCCTGCTCGCGGTGTTCGGGGCGCCGGTGCCCGCCGAGGATCACGTGGCGCGCGCGGTGCGTGCGGCGCTCGGGGTGCGCGCGGCGCTGGCGGAGCTGAACGCGCGGGAGCTCGCCGAGGGGCGCGTCGAGCTGCGCATCGGCATCGGCATCCACACGGGCGAGATGGTGGCCGGCAGCGTCGGCAGCCCCGATCGCATGGAGTACACGGTGATCGGCGACGTCGTGAACGTGGCCGCGCGCATCCAGGCGCTCAACAAGGACTTCGGCACCGACGTGCTCGTGAGCGCGGCCGTGTTCGAGCAGCTCGGCGACATCGCGCCCGCGCGCCCCTTGCCTCCGGTCTCGGTGCAAGGAAAGACGGCGCCGCTCGAGGTCTACGCGCTCGAGGGCGCGCCGCCTTCGCTGCCTCCCGCCGCCTGA
- a CDS encoding SPFH domain-containing protein yields MREIPTWGRVTAEPHEFLIQIRDGKVKRSGQGASCFKWPSDSIALIPTSVMKLQFRADQVTLEKAGVEVTGLAVYRIVEPLLAYRMLDRDRGALTDILREMFVGATRRIVAGLTLEECMTHRKERVGAALMDEIAPVLAGEGSTADATQAGWGVVIDTIEIQDVKVLSQEVFTRLQAPYREKLALDALLAREQVAVEEGRLSLERKRAEEAAKRALLVEAEERIAAERRREMEAQEHKEALARRAQESDIVRVRRSHEAELQRARERAEAEQQNARMELEMRRAAAELEAEIEARKRNVGELSEARLQEIMLTETMPSIANAFRGSFDKVNVTMTDGSLFSFLSAGLDQVMNAARTRGVPLPEVPAKQER; encoded by the coding sequence GTGCGAGAGATCCCGACCTGGGGCCGCGTGACCGCGGAGCCTCACGAGTTCCTCATCCAGATCCGCGACGGCAAGGTCAAGCGCTCGGGGCAGGGCGCGAGCTGCTTCAAGTGGCCGTCGGACTCCATCGCCCTGATCCCCACGTCGGTGATGAAGCTCCAGTTCCGCGCCGACCAGGTCACGCTGGAGAAGGCGGGCGTGGAGGTCACGGGGCTCGCGGTCTACCGCATCGTCGAGCCGCTCCTCGCCTATCGCATGCTCGATCGCGATCGCGGCGCATTGACCGACATCCTGCGCGAGATGTTCGTGGGAGCCACCCGCCGCATCGTCGCAGGCCTGACGCTCGAGGAGTGCATGACCCACCGCAAGGAGCGCGTGGGCGCCGCGCTGATGGACGAGATCGCGCCCGTCCTCGCGGGCGAAGGATCGACCGCCGACGCCACGCAGGCGGGCTGGGGCGTCGTGATCGACACCATCGAGATCCAGGACGTGAAGGTGCTCTCGCAGGAGGTGTTCACGCGGCTGCAGGCGCCCTACCGCGAGAAGCTCGCGCTCGACGCGCTGCTCGCGCGCGAGCAGGTGGCCGTCGAGGAGGGGCGCCTCTCCCTCGAGCGCAAGCGCGCTGAAGAAGCGGCCAAGCGCGCGCTGCTCGTCGAGGCCGAGGAGCGCATCGCGGCGGAGCGGCGGCGCGAGATGGAGGCGCAGGAGCACAAGGAGGCGCTCGCGCGCAGAGCCCAGGAGTCGGACATCGTGCGCGTGCGCCGCTCGCACGAGGCAGAGTTGCAGCGGGCTCGCGAGCGCGCGGAGGCAGAGCAGCAGAACGCGCGGATGGAGCTCGAGATGCGCCGCGCGGCAGCCGAGCTCGAGGCCGAGATCGAGGCGCGCAAGCGCAACGTGGGCGAGCTGAGCGAAGCGCGGCTGCAGGAGATCATGCTGACCGAGACGATGCCCTCGATCGCCAACGCCTTCCGAGGCTCGTTCGACAAGGTGAACGTGACCATGACGGACGGCAGCTTGTTCTCGTTCCTGTCGGCGGGGCTCGATCAGGTGATGAACGCCGCCCGCACCCGCGGCGTGCCGCTGCCCGAGGTGCCCGCGAAGCAAGAGCGGTGA